Proteins encoded within one genomic window of Cyanobacterium sp. HL-69:
- the hsdR-2 gene encoding type I site-specific restriction-modification system restriction subunit HsdR, translating into MKYTTEDEIELFNLDILQNLGYSYICGYDIQPEGINQERESFSDVVLQTRLENVLGRINPDIPPYCRQQALRELLNITSPDLISNNETFHQYLSEGITIEYQKEGETRGEQLWLIDWQNPDNNEFLAINQFTVIEDNHNRRPDIILFINGLPLVVIELKNPSDAKADTYKAFNQLQTYKREIPCLFTYNALLVISDGITAKAGSLSADYNRFMEWKTKDGKTKEDHINQLQVLTEGMLNKNTLLDIIRHFTVFEATQTQDSKTNIVTIKKTKKIAAYHQYYAVNKALESIIRASGMGSCTSQQTQGGIKGKTPEDTQSNSHGESPTNTLQESQGQNKPENQAKTLGENLSQTQRISEGNNQPEAQGETPPQTQKESISLNNSGDRRGGVIWHTQGSGKSLSMVFLAGKLVLSKTLNNPTVLVLTDRNDLDDQLFDTFASCRQLLRQAPQQAEDRTKVQELLQVASGGIVFSTIQKFAPTDGETLYPQLSDRSNVIVLADEAHRSQYGFKAKQVDIKDETGKVVGKQTKYGFARYIRDALPHATFVGFTGTPIEQTDKNTKEVFGNYIDIYDIAQAVRDGATVPIYYESRLVSLGLNDWGKQLLEELEEDLQFEDLSSTQKAKAKGTQLEALVGATTRLQVIAEDIVNHFQERQKVNRGKAMIVTMSRSIAVNLYGEIIKLLPDWHNQELTKGKIKVVMTANASDEERLVKHHTNKKDRQILAQRLKDGEDELEMVIVCDMWLTGFDAPCLHTMYIDKPLKAHNLMQAIARINRVYFEKQGGLVVDYLGLASELKKALSFYAESGGKGQPTLDQEVALGLLLSKVEVVEQILYGFDYEHYFKAETGEKLNILIKATDYVCNPDIKERFIREVIALSKAYSLAVPHPEALAKGELISFFQAIQASVYKLEPQEDSLSNRDIETAIRQVVDQALVSDTVVNILDQAGIKNPDISIISDEFIAEVRGMEHKNLAVELLEKLLKDEIRTRRKVNVVQSRKLTQMLEDSLRRYHSHVITVKDVIDELLNISQDVTQADRRGEELGLEPYELAFYDALAQNQSAVDVMGVNELKLLAIALTEKIKKNASIDWNLKESVRARMKVMVKRLLRQYGYPPDMAKLATELVLEQAQVFTKSRV; encoded by the coding sequence ATGAAATACACCACTGAAGACGAAATCGAACTATTTAACCTAGACATCTTACAAAATCTAGGTTATAGCTATATCTGCGGTTATGATATTCAACCAGAAGGGATTAACCAAGAGCGAGAAAGTTTTAGTGATGTAGTGCTACAAACCCGACTAGAAAACGTTCTGGGCAGAATTAACCCCGATATACCCCCATACTGCCGACAACAAGCCCTCCGAGAATTACTCAATATAACCAGCCCCGACTTAATCAGTAATAACGAAACCTTCCACCAATACTTAAGCGAAGGTATCACCATTGAATATCAAAAAGAAGGGGAAACCAGAGGAGAACAACTATGGTTAATTGATTGGCAAAACCCAGACAATAACGAGTTTTTAGCCATTAACCAATTCACCGTCATAGAAGATAACCATAACCGCCGTCCTGATATTATCCTCTTCATCAACGGCTTACCCTTAGTAGTTATTGAGCTTAAAAACCCCTCCGATGCTAAAGCCGATACCTACAAAGCCTTTAACCAACTGCAAACCTATAAAAGGGAAATACCCTGCCTATTTACCTACAATGCCCTGTTAGTAATATCCGATGGTATCACCGCCAAAGCAGGTTCATTGTCTGCCGATTATAACCGCTTCATGGAATGGAAAACTAAGGATGGTAAAACAAAAGAAGACCACATCAACCAATTGCAAGTCTTAACCGAGGGAATGCTGAACAAAAATACCCTCCTCGATATAATCCGCCACTTTACCGTATTTGAAGCTACCCAAACCCAAGACTCCAAAACCAATATAGTTACCATCAAGAAGACTAAGAAAATCGCCGCCTATCATCAATATTATGCCGTTAACAAAGCCCTAGAAAGTATCATTCGTGCTTCTGGTATGGGTTCATGCACTTCCCAACAAACCCAAGGAGGAATTAAAGGAAAAACCCCAGAAGACACTCAAAGCAACAGCCACGGAGAAAGTCCAACCAACACCCTACAAGAAAGCCAAGGACAAAATAAACCAGAAAATCAGGCTAAAACTCTGGGAGAAAATCTCTCACAAACCCAAAGAATAAGTGAAGGAAACAATCAACCAGAAGCCCAAGGGGAAACTCCCCCACAAACCCAAAAAGAAAGCATCAGCTTAAACAATAGTGGAGATAGAAGGGGGGGTGTCATTTGGCATACCCAAGGGAGCGGTAAATCCCTCTCAATGGTATTTTTAGCAGGTAAATTAGTATTAAGTAAAACCCTTAATAATCCTACCGTACTCGTCCTCACCGACCGTAACGACTTAGACGACCAGTTATTTGATACCTTCGCCAGTTGTCGTCAGCTACTACGCCAAGCACCCCAACAAGCCGAAGATAGAACCAAAGTGCAGGAATTATTACAGGTAGCATCGGGGGGCATTGTCTTTTCTACCATCCAGAAATTTGCCCCCACCGATGGTGAAACCCTCTATCCCCAATTATCAGACCGCTCCAATGTAATTGTCCTTGCCGATGAAGCTCACCGTAGCCAATATGGTTTCAAGGCTAAACAAGTGGATATAAAAGATGAAACAGGTAAGGTGGTAGGCAAACAAACCAAATATGGCTTTGCCCGTTATATTCGGGATGCTTTACCCCATGCCACCTTTGTCGGTTTTACAGGCACACCCATTGAACAAACCGATAAAAACACTAAAGAAGTATTTGGTAACTACATTGATATATATGATATTGCCCAAGCGGTTAGGGATGGGGCAACAGTGCCTATTTATTATGAGAGTCGCTTGGTTAGTTTAGGGTTAAATGATTGGGGAAAACAGCTTCTTGAGGAGTTGGAGGAAGATTTACAGTTTGAGGATTTGAGCAGTACCCAAAAAGCTAAGGCTAAAGGTACTCAGTTAGAAGCCCTAGTGGGAGCTACCACAAGGTTACAGGTTATTGCTGAGGATATTGTTAATCATTTTCAAGAACGGCAGAAGGTTAACCGTGGTAAGGCAATGATAGTTACCATGAGTCGTTCTATTGCGGTTAATCTCTATGGGGAAATTATTAAACTCCTCCCTGATTGGCATAATCAAGAACTTACCAAGGGTAAAATTAAGGTGGTAATGACGGCTAATGCTTCCGATGAGGAAAGGTTAGTTAAACACCATACCAATAAAAAAGACCGTCAAATTCTCGCCCAACGGCTCAAGGATGGGGAGGATGAGTTGGAAATGGTCATTGTCTGTGATATGTGGCTCACGGGGTTTGATGCTCCTTGTCTTCATACTATGTATATTGATAAACCCCTAAAGGCTCATAATCTCATGCAGGCGATCGCCCGTATTAACCGTGTTTATTTTGAGAAGCAGGGGGGCTTAGTGGTAGATTATTTGGGCTTGGCTAGTGAGCTTAAAAAAGCCCTTAGTTTCTATGCTGAAAGTGGCGGAAAAGGACAGCCTACTTTAGATCAGGAGGTGGCTTTAGGGTTACTACTATCAAAGGTAGAAGTGGTAGAACAAATACTCTATGGTTTTGATTATGAGCATTACTTTAAAGCTGAAACGGGGGAGAAGTTAAATATTCTCATCAAAGCCACGGATTACGTTTGTAACCCTGATATTAAGGAAAGGTTTATAAGGGAGGTAATCGCCTTATCTAAAGCCTACTCCCTCGCTGTACCCCACCCAGAGGCGTTAGCTAAGGGGGAGTTAATTTCTTTTTTCCAAGCTATCCAAGCCAGTGTCTATAAGTTAGAACCCCAAGAGGATAGTTTAAGTAACCGTGACATTGAGACTGCTATTCGTCAGGTGGTAGATCAGGCTTTGGTATCTGACACGGTGGTTAATATCTTAGACCAAGCGGGGATTAAAAATCCTGATATTTCTATCATCTCTGATGAGTTTATCGCAGAGGTACGGGGCATGGAACATAAAAACCTAGCGGTAGAATTGTTGGAGAAGTTACTTAAGGATGAGATTCGCACTCGTCGTAAGGTTAATGTGGTGCAGAGTCGCAAATTAACGCAGATGCTGGAGGATTCATTACGCCGTTATCACAGCCATGTAATTACGGTGAAGGATGTTATTGATGAATTACTGAATATTTCCCAAGATGTTACCCAAGCCGATAGGAGGGGGGAGGAATTGGGGTTAGAACCCTATGAGTTAGCTTTTTATGATGCCCTTGCTCAAAATCAGAGTGCTGTGGATGTTATGGGGGTTAATGAACTTAAACTCTTGGCGATCGCACTCACTGAGAAAATCAAGAAAAATGCTTCTATTGATTGGAATTTGAAGGAAAGTGTGAGAGCGAGAATGAAAGTAATGGTCAAAAGATTATTGAGACAATATGGTTATCCCCCTGATATGGCTAAACTCGCCACTGAGTTAGTTTTAGAACAGGCTCAGGTGTTTACAAAGTCACGAGTTTAA
- a CDS encoding toxin-antitoxin system antidote component — protein sequence MLKKTFDVNLLKDGLSELLSAIQNQEEVTLIRDGVPLAKVLPFPFNEEKVTGDNKLLKPRTAGGWEGQIWMADDFDDESPEINAMFYGEDE from the coding sequence ATGTTAAAAAAGACTTTTGATGTCAATTTATTGAAAGATGGTTTATCGGAGTTATTATCAGCTATTCAAAATCAAGAAGAAGTAACTTTAATTCGTGATGGTGTACCGTTAGCAAAAGTTTTACCTTTTCCATTTAATGAGGAAAAAGTGACTGGGGATAATAAGTTATTAAAGCCTCGCACTGCTGGTGGTTGGGAAGGACAAATTTGGATGGCGGATGATTTTGATGATGAGTCTCCCGAAATTAACGCTATGTTTTACGGGGAAGATGAATGA
- a CDS encoding toxin-antitoxin system toxin component: MKFLLDTHILLWWLGNEPKLSPQIRAVMSNPENTIFVSAATVWEMSIKKSLGKLSVPNNLLEKLKDNNFIVLDITAEHGLKVTDLPLHHKDPFDRMLIAQAMIEGLTIITVDTKFPLYEIPLLTN; the protein is encoded by the coding sequence ATGAAGTTTTTGTTAGATACTCATATTCTTTTATGGTGGTTAGGAAATGAGCCAAAATTATCACCCCAAATAAGAGCGGTTATGAGTAATCCTGAAAATACAATTTTTGTTAGTGCGGCAACGGTATGGGAAATGTCAATAAAAAAGTCTTTGGGGAAGTTGTCTGTGCCTAATAACTTATTAGAAAAGCTGAAGGATAATAATTTTATTGTTTTAGATATTACAGCAGAGCATGGATTAAAGGTAACAGATTTACCATTGCATCATAAAGATCCTTTTGACAGAATGTTAATTGCTCAAGCTATGATTGAAGGCTTAACGATTATCACCGTTGATACTAAGTTTCCTCTCTATGAGATACCTTTACTGACTAACTAA
- the hsdS gene encoding type I site-specific restriction-modification system specificity subunit hsdS, with the protein MTINTKKAHTNQQINSIILYDNKYLEYLFFKIKGLYEYLQLLGSGGTTTFNVNTKTFSNIEIIMPELKIIAKYHQIVKPIFRKIELNYSQIQTLTKTRDALLPKLMSGQIRVKE; encoded by the coding sequence GTTACTATTAATACTAAAAAAGCACATACTAATCAACAAATAAACTCAATAATTTTATATGATAATAAATATTTAGAATACCTTTTTTTTAAAATTAAAGGCTTATATGAATATTTACAATTACTAGGAAGTGGAGGAACAACGACATTTAATGTAAACACAAAAACTTTCTCGAATATAGAAATAATAATGCCTGAGTTGAAAATTATTGCTAAGTATCATCAAATAGTAAAACCTATATTTAGAAAAATTGAGTTAAATTATTCGCAAATTCAAACCTTAACAAAAACCCGTGATGCTTTACTACCTAAACTAATGAGCGGACAGATAAGAGTGAAGGAGTGA
- the xerD-2 gene encoding integrase/recombinase XerD, whose product MDHEPISITRANTDKDLVLSWLYSKPSAITRQRYLKSYEQWLSFCNLTLKETRVEDIQDYRTMLEMKGYKPATISQKLNSIKSLFTYAVKVGYIAMSPCVVVKPPVVHEQISTKLITVEDVKKLVEGARCIRDGLIIKFLFALGLRVSELLKMRWDDFYFLPGGEVKIKVIGKGNKKRELLVPNYMYEELLMIREGDNPWVFHAPLRHHPLRSNTVFYMIKKIALKVGVNEDISAHWLRHSHATESLRNGCDLSLLMQSLGHSSITTTQKYLCLRETEGSSSYIDMG is encoded by the coding sequence ATGGATCATGAACCCATATCAATCACCAGAGCCAATACGGATAAGGATTTGGTGTTAAGTTGGCTTTATTCTAAGCCTTCTGCTATAACTCGACAGCGTTATTTGAAGAGTTATGAGCAGTGGTTATCTTTTTGTAATTTGACTCTCAAAGAAACTAGGGTGGAGGATATACAGGATTATCGTACGATGTTGGAGATGAAGGGTTATAAACCTGCTACTATCTCTCAAAAACTCAATAGTATTAAGTCTTTATTTACCTATGCTGTAAAGGTGGGATATATTGCCATGAGTCCTTGTGTGGTGGTGAAGCCTCCTGTGGTGCATGAACAAATTAGCACTAAGTTAATAACTGTGGAGGATGTTAAAAAGCTGGTGGAGGGGGCAAGGTGCATTAGGGATGGATTGATAATTAAGTTTTTATTTGCTCTGGGTTTAAGGGTGTCGGAGTTATTAAAGATGCGGTGGGATGATTTTTACTTTCTCCCTGGGGGGGAGGTAAAGATAAAGGTTATTGGTAAGGGTAATAAAAAACGAGAGTTATTAGTTCCTAATTATATGTATGAGGAGTTATTAATGATAAGGGAAGGGGATAATCCTTGGGTGTTTCACGCTCCTTTGCGCCATCATCCTTTGAGGAGTAATACGGTGTTTTATATGATTAAAAAGATAGCCTTAAAGGTAGGAGTCAATGAAGATATATCTGCCCATTGGTTAAGACATTCCCATGCCACGGAGAGTTTAAGAAATGGCTGTGATTTATCTTTGTTGATGCAGTCTTTGGGTCATTCTTCTATTACTACTACGCAGAAATATCTTTGTTTGAGGGAGACTGAAGGGAGTAGTAGTTATATTGATATGGGATAG
- a CDS encoding toxin-antitotixin system Phd family antidote componet has translation MRFISATEAKQTFGNVINQAQREPITIQKKNRDVAVIMSIENYQRITRINLQEFQQFRANIGNRALEKGLTEDKLQELLAND, from the coding sequence ATGCGATTTATTTCTGCCACCGAAGCGAAGCAAACTTTTGGCAATGTCATTAATCAAGCACAGCGTGAACCTATCACCATACAGAAAAAAAATCGTGATGTTGCTGTTATTATGTCCATAGAAAATTATCAAAGAATTACAAGAATTAATCTTCAAGAATTCCAACAATTTAGGGCAAATATTGGAAATAGAGCTTTAGAAAAGGGTCTAACGGAGGATAAACTACAAGAGTTATTAGCAAATGATTAA
- a CDS encoding toxin-antitoxin system Pin family toxin component — translation MTVKIVVDTNIFISAVISKSGASRGVIRGCLEGKYLPLMGNSLFAEYESLINRDEIIKKFPLNLAEIEILLASFMSVCRWTSIYYLWRPNLKDEADNYLIELALAGNAQFIITNNIKDFRGAELLFPQLQIIQPEYFLEV, via the coding sequence ATGACTGTTAAGATAGTAGTTGATACAAATATTTTTATTAGTGCTGTTATTAGTAAATCTGGGGCATCCAGAGGGGTTATTAGGGGATGTTTAGAGGGTAAATATTTACCTTTAATGGGTAATAGTTTATTTGCTGAATATGAATCTTTAATTAATAGAGATGAGATTATCAAAAAGTTCCCTTTAAATTTAGCTGAAATAGAAATTTTATTAGCTTCCTTTATGAGTGTTTGTCGCTGGACCTCAATTTACTATTTATGGCGACCTAATCTTAAAGATGAAGCTGATAATTACTTAATAGAATTAGCTTTGGCTGGTAATGCTCAGTTTATTATAACTAATAATATTAAAGATTTTCGAGGTGCAGAATTACTGTTTCCTCAGTTACAAATTATTCAACCAGAATATTTTTTAGAGGTATAA
- a CDS encoding toxin-antitoxin system MazF family toxin component gives MVKIDNRIPQRGDIVKLELNPRTGSEQSGYRPALVLSPIAYNQISKIILICPITSRQKGWVFEVKLPSEMQTHGVVLVDQIRAVDCVARQTTFVEESPLSLIDEVLAKLETLIG, from the coding sequence TTGGTAAAAATCGATAATCGCATTCCCCAACGTGGTGATATTGTTAAACTCGAATTGAACCCTCGCACTGGTAGCGAACAATCAGGTTATCGTCCTGCTCTTGTTCTATCACCTATTGCTTATAATCAAATTTCCAAAATTATTTTAATTTGCCCTATTACCAGTCGTCAAAAAGGATGGGTTTTTGAAGTGAAATTACCTTCAGAAATGCAAACCCATGGAGTTGTTTTAGTTGATCAAATTAGAGCAGTTGATTGTGTTGCTAGACAAACTACTTTTGTCGAAGAATCCCCGCTCTCACTCATTGATGAAGTTTTGGCAAAATTAGAAACTTTAATAGGTTAG
- a CDS encoding toxin-antitoxin system MazE family antidote component, giving the protein MITQKISMWGNSLGIRLPQAITQQVKLQEGELLNISIEDNKIILTPAKPKYTLEELLKNVTPEMQHDELDWGDTIGEEVW; this is encoded by the coding sequence ATGATTACCCAGAAGATAAGTATGTGGGGAAATTCATTGGGTATTAGACTTCCTCAAGCCATCACTCAACAGGTTAAGTTACAAGAAGGAGAATTATTAAATATTTCCATTGAAGACAATAAGATTATTCTTACCCCTGCCAAACCAAAATATACCCTAGAAGAATTATTAAAAAATGTTACTCCTGAAATGCAACATGATGAATTAGATTGGGGTGACACCATAGGAGAAGAAGTTTGGTAA